The following are encoded together in the Myxococcales bacterium genome:
- a CDS encoding Hsp20/alpha crystallin family protein — MAKDEKLEKRSDRPTLAPRVDVFENDREILLLADLPGVSREALTIQADGDVLSLDARRTGAPAGALVAAEYKPVDFKRTFAIPPAVDRERIEAKLEAGVLWLHLPKRAALTPRKVPVRVA, encoded by the coding sequence ATGGCCAAAGACGAAAAACTCGAGAAACGATCCGACCGACCAACGCTCGCTCCACGCGTCGACGTATTTGAAAACGACCGCGAGATCCTGCTGCTCGCGGATCTACCCGGCGTGTCGAGAGAAGCACTGACGATCCAGGCCGATGGCGACGTGCTGTCGTTGGACGCCCGGCGCACCGGCGCGCCTGCCGGTGCCCTGGTTGCCGCGGAGTACAAACCGGTGGACTTCAAGCGGACCTTTGCCATCCCGCCCGCGGTCGATCGTGAGCGAATCGAGGCAAAGCTCGAAGCCGGTGTGCTGTGGCTGCATCTACCGAAGCGCGCCGCGCTGACGCCGCGCAAGGTCCCGGTGCGGGTGGCGTGA
- a CDS encoding PDZ domain-containing protein, with protein MRRAFAPAKADALDGLTLGEITPGARGKLRLPDGLRAGALVVEVEPGGAAARSGMRASDVVLEVNREKLAGVERFPQAYPKGPRADSAAHLPGRSHAFPGGSPLNETQARIAAPKRASRS; from the coding sequence GTGCGGCGTGCCTTTGCGCCGGCCAAGGCCGACGCTCTGGACGGCCTGACCCTCGGGGAAATCACGCCGGGAGCTCGAGGCAAGTTGCGGCTGCCTGACGGCCTGCGAGCGGGCGCGCTGGTGGTCGAAGTGGAGCCTGGCGGCGCCGCGGCGCGCTCGGGGATGCGCGCGTCGGACGTCGTGCTCGAGGTGAACCGGGAAAAGCTCGCGGGAGTCGAGCGTTTCCCTCAGGCCTATCCAAAAGGCCCGAGGGCCGACTCTGCTGCTCATCTTCCGGGAAGGAGCCACGCTTTTCCTGGTGGTTCGCCGCTGAACGAAACACAAGCGAGGATAGCGGCGCCCAAGCGGGCGAGTCGGAGCTAG